A window of Solanum stenotomum isolate F172 chromosome 9, ASM1918654v1, whole genome shotgun sequence genomic DNA:
CTGGATCCTGCTCCAGTAGTTAACAAGGCTTACTCTTTAGTTTTGGCTGAGGAGAGTTAGAGAATCCTTGGAAAATCCAATGATGTAGGTAGTGATAATTTTAGTATGGTGAATGAGGCTATGACATTCTTCAGTAACAACAAGGGTGCTATGCATAGATCAAGTTTCAATCCCTACTCTGGATCTAACCCTCCTTCAAAGGTTGGTCCTAGATCTTCCCAGAAATCATCCACAAATAGTCATCTCTATTGTGACTACTGCAACTAGAAAGGTCATGTGAGATCTACTTGTTACAAACTCCATGGCTACCCGGTTGATTGGAAGGGAAAGAGAAGAACAACCAGTGGACTTTTTCCTAGAGCCAATTTTGTAGGGACTTCTACTGGTAATAGTCATCTATGCATTATTCAACTCAGTCTACTCAGGGACCAAACAATAGCTCATATGGAAGCACTCATTTCAGGCCAACTGGTGGTGATTTCCCTTCTACTACTTCTTTTCATGCCCCTATGTCTAATCACTATGATCCATAGGTTTAGAAGCATCCTCATTTCTCTCCACAATATTACCAGCAGCTCCTAAACATATTAGATCAAGATAATGAGAAGGCAAAGGCAAAGGCCAACTGTGATAACATGCTAGCATCAGGTATGAAGCATTGTTCCTCTAAGATTACTGAGGTTGGTACATGGATTATTGACTCTGCAGCTTTTAAACATATGGTTTATAACATGACTCTGATGTATCAACACTCTTCATTACATAATGCCTCATGTAATAAGGTTTATTTTCCCAATGGTTCACTTGATCATGTAGATTACATTATTTCTTCTAAGGTCCTTGGAGGAACAAAGATTTCTAATATTCTGCATATTCCTGCCTTTCAACATAATTTGTTGTCTGTTTCTAAACTGACTAAGGAGCAAAATTGTCGTGTCCTCTTCTATCCTAACTTTTGTTTCTTTCAAGACCTCTCAAGTGGGACTATGAGGGGACTGGCAGACTGGAGAATGATCTATATGTTGTGAATGTTGATTGCTTGCTGAATAAGTCTCTTGGATTGCCTCTGCAGTCTACTCCAACCTGTGTTCCTGTGGCTCATACTGCCTCTACTCAGTCTTGTAATGTAGATATCTCTCTTTGGCATAAGAGATTAGGCCATGTACCTGTATCTACTATTAGAAACCTTAACTGTTTCAAGTCTATCTCTTCTAGCTCTACCTTTATTTGTACTATATGTCCTTTGGATAAACAGTCCAAAGTGTAATTTCCTTTGAGTaattctactactactacttgCTTTGACCTTCTACATGCTGATGTATGGCGTCCTTATCGAGTACCTACTCATGATAATAAGAGATACTTTCTTACTTTATTTGATGACTTTTCCTGATACACATGGTTAATCTTACTTAATTCTAATGCTAAGATTATAGTAGCTTTAACCAATTTCTTTGCCATGGTTAGGATATTTTTTCCATCACTATTAAAGTACTCAGAACTGACAATGATTATGAGTTTTTCAACTCACAAGTCACATCTCTACTTCAAACATTAGGCATTATTCACCAAAGTTCATGTACTTATACCTCTCAACAGAGGGAGGTTGTTGAAAGAAAACACAGACATATTCTAGATATCGCTAAATTACTAGGGTTTCAGGCCAGCTCAGATTCTGGGCCGAGTATGTCACCACTAGTGTCTACTTAATCAATAGGCTTCCCTCCACTGTGCTTTAGGGCAAGACTCCTCATGATTTACTGGATCATATTCTCCTTATTTTGGATCATTTAAGAGTGTTTGGCTATCTTGTGTTTTCCACTGAGGTGCGAAATGTTGACAAGTTTGCCTCCAGAGCAATTCCTGCAGTGTTACTTGGTTACACTACTCTACAGAAGGGGTACAAGTTGTATGCTTTGACTACTAAGGATTTTTTTGTTAGTAGGGATGTTGTGTTTATGGAGGAGGTTTTTCCCTTCAAACACATGAGTTCTTCTTGTTCCTCTTTATTCCCTATACTACAGTTCCTAGATGAGCCTACATAGGTACTTATTGATGAGACAAGTGGTGTTGTTACCCATGTTGATGCTGATTCAGCTAAGGGCGCTTCAGTTGATTTTCATATTACTCAGAATCTTTCTCTTGTTGTTGAGGAAGGGCTGGCTAAGCCCTCGTATTCCTTAGGTGTTATTCCTGCTATTGTTAGTGATAGTAGACCTTTGAGAAGATCTTCTATGTCCACAAAACCTCCTATTTGGCTTCATGATTTTCACAGTTCTAATCCTACTTCCAGTTGTCTATACCAATCTCCAATTATGTCTCCTATACTAATCTCACTGCTTCCTATGGTGCTATTTTAGCCTTTTATGCTACTATTTCAGAGCCTAGTATCTTTTCTTGAGGCTTCTTCACAACCACAGTGGGTGGAAGCTATGCAGGCAGAGATTGCTTCCTTATAGGATAAACACACTTGGAGCCTTACTGAGTTACCACCTGGTAAACAACCCATTGGCTGTAAATGGGTGTTTAAGGTCAAGTATTTAGCTTCAGGGGTTGTTGAGAATTACAAAGCCTGATTAGTTGCCAAGGGCTTTAATAAAAAAGAAGGTCTGGACTACACTGAAACTTTCTCTCCTGTAGTTAAGATGGTTACTATCAGGTCAGTTTTGGCTGTCGCTACTGCCAAACATTGGCTTGTTTTTCAGATGGATGTGCACAATGCCTTCTTACAGGGTCATCTAATTGAAGATGTTTATAAGGTGGTGTCTCCTGGGTTTTGCAGCATGAGGGGTCTAACATTGTCTGCAAATTACACAAGTCCCTTTATGGACTCAAACAGGCACCTAGACAATGAAACTTGAAGTTGACTGAAGCCTTAGATCAGATGGGGTTTGTTCAAAGTCACCATGACTACTCTTTGTTCACTAAGAATGTTGGTGCAGAGCTGGTAATAGTCTttgtatatgtagatgatatacTTGTAACTGGAAGTTGTACTACCCTCTTTGGCAAGACTAGAAATGATTTGAAACTCAAGTTTAAGATGAAAGACTTGAGTGAGATGAAGTTTTTTCATGGTATTGAGTTTGCTAGGTCCAAGGAGGGGTATGTAATGAATCAACTCAAATATGCACTGGAACTCATTTATGATATAGGATTAAGTTGTGCAAGACCAGTATATACACCACTAGATCCTAATGTAAGATTAAGATCTATTAAATATGACACACAGACACAAAAGGTTTAGAAGCTGCTATTACAGATAAAGCATTGGAGAAAATTGGAAGGTATCAAAGACTAGTAGGGAGGCTGTTATACCTAACCATGACCAGGGTAGACATCTCTTTTGCAGTTCAGGTTCTAAGTCAATTTATGCATGCCCCAAAAGAGTCTCACATGGAAGTAACACATAGGGTGGTTAAGCACAATTAGGCATCTCCTGGTTTAGGTCTGTTCATGCTTGCACAAAGTTCAGAATTCAGAATCAGTAATGCAGATTCTGAGAGAAAACTCTGTGAAACTATATTGAACTCATAGAGTCATTCATACATTTAAAAATGAGTATCTACTGTATATATAGTACATTGCATTTTGGTATTAGCTAACTAGGCTAGTTACTTTAAATCAACTATGATTAATAATAACTAACTTGTAACAACTTTCCTAACAGGATTATAACTAACTATTCTAACAATTTACTATAGCTACCACTGTCTTAGCTCCTTTACTGCATAACACCCCTCCTCAAGCTGGTGGCTGAAATAAGTCTTTTACTCCCATCTTGGACATTAAGAATAAATGTGCAGCTTTCCATAACGCAGATCTGCCAGTTGGTATTTTGTTGAAACATGATGagttttaatcattttttgtaGTAGCTTTTGTCTGACAAAGTGGCAATCAATGTCAAAGTGTTTAGTTCTTTCATGAAAGATAGGATTGAATGAAATCTGAATTGCAGCCTTGCTGTGACAATGTAGATTCACTGGTTGCTTGATATTTATCCCCAACTCCTTAAACAAACCAATAAGGCAAGTGATCTTTTCTATAGTTGAAGCCATTCTTTTGAATTTAACTTCAGCAGAGCTTATATCCACTgtctcttgtttttttttctaggAAATGAATGCATCTCCAAATTTAACAAGATAACCTGTTACTGACCTCCTTGTTTGTAGACAATTGCCCCAGTCATAGTCACAATAAGTAGTAAGCAATTCTGAACTTTGTGCAGGCATGAACAGACCTAAACCAGGAGATGCTTTAATGTACTTAACAACCCTAAGTGTTTCTTCCATGTGAGACTCTTTTGGGGCATGCATAAATTGACTTAGAACATGAACTGCAAAAAACATGTCTACCTTGGTCTTGGTTAGGTATAACACCCTCCCTACTAGCCTTTGATACCTTCCAATGTTCTCCAAAGTTTTATCTGTGATAGGAGTTTCTGAACCTTGTGTGTGTGTTTCATATTGAATAGATGTTAATCTTACATTAGGATCTACTGGTGTATATACTGGTCTTGCACCACTTGATCCCATCTCAGAAATGAGTTCCATTGTATTTGAGTTGATTCATTACATACCCCTCCTTGCACCTAGCAAACTGAATGCCAAGAAAAAACTTCAGCTCACCCAAGTCTTTTAACTTAAACTTGAGTTTTAGATAATTTCTGGTCTTGTCAATTGTATAACTTCCACTTACAAGTAGATCATTTACATATACAAGGACTATTACCAACTCTGCACAAACATTCTTAGTGAACAAAGAGTAGTCATAGTGACTTTGAACAAACCCCATCCGAACTAAGGCTTCAGTCAACTTCAAGTTCCATTGTCTAGGTGCCTATTTGAGTCCATAAAGGGACTTGCGTAGTATGCAGCCAATGTTAGACCCCTCATGTCTTCAAAAACCAGGAGGCACCACCATATAAACATATTCAACAAGATCAACCTGTAAGAAGGCATTGTGCACATCCATCTGAAAAGCAAGCCAATGTTTGGCAGGAACAACAGCCAAAACTGACCTGATAGTAACCTTCTTAGCCACATGAGAGAAAGTTTTAGTATAGTCCATACCTTCTTTTTGATTAAAGACCCTAGAAACTAATCTGGCTTTGTACCTCTCAACAACCCCTGAGGCTAAATACTTGATTTTAAACATCTATTTATAGCCAATGTGTTGTTTACAAGGTGGTAACTCAGTAAGGCTCCAAGTGTGGTTATGCTCTAAGACAACAATCTCTGCGTGCATAGCCTCCACCCACTATGGTTGTGAAGAAGCCTCaagaaaagtactataattagAGATAGTAGCATAAGAGGCTAAAGCAGTACCATCGGAAGCAGTGGGATTAGTATAGGAGACATGATTGGAGATTGGGTACATACAACTGGAGGTTGGCTTAGAAGTGTGAAtatcatgaagtcaaataggaGGTTTTATGAACCTAGTAGATCTCTTCAAAGGTCTATTGTCACTAACAGTAGCAGGAACAACACCTGAGGAATTAAAGGCTCAGCCAAACATTCCTCAACAGCAGGAGAAAGATTCTGAGTAGTATGAGTATCAACTGAAGCACCCTCAGCTGAATCAACATCACTAGGGGTAACAACACCACCAGTCTCATCAGTTAGTACCTCAATAGGATCATCTAGGAACTGTAGTACAAGGAATAAATAGGAATAATAAGAATTCATGTGTTTGAAGGGAAAAACCTCCTCCTTAAACACAACATCCCTACTAACAAAAAAATCCTTAGTAGTCAAATCATACAACTTGTACCCCTTCTGTAGAGTAGAGTAACCAAGTAACACTGTAGTAATTGCTTAGGAGGCAAACTTGTCAACACCTCGCACCTCAGTGGAAAAACACAAGACAGTTAAACACCCTTAAATGATCCAAAACAGGGCGAATATGATACAGTTAATCATGAGGAGTCTTGCCTTGAAGCACATTAGAGGGAAACTTGTTCATTAAGTAGACACTAGTGTTGACACATTCACCCTAGAATCTGAGAGGTAGACTGGTCTAAAACCTTAGTGACCTAGCCATATCTAGAGTATGTCTGTGTTTTCTTTCAACAACCCCATTCTGCTGAGGGATATAAGTACAAGAACTTTGATGTAGAATGCCTAGTATGTGAAGCAGAGAAGTGACTTATGCATTGAAAAACTCACAACCACTGTCAGTTCTGAGTACTTTAATAGTGGTGGAAAAAATATTCCTAACCATGGCAAAGAAATTGGTTAAAGCTACTATAACCTCAGCCTTAGAATTAAGTAAGATTAACCATGTGTATCTAGAAAAGTCATCATCTAAAGTAAGAAAGTATCTCTTATTATCATGAGTAGGTACTTGATAAGGACCCCATACATCAGCATGTAGAAGGTCAAAGCAAGCATTAGTAGTAGAATTacttaaagaaaatgaaagtcTGGACGGTTTAGCCAAAGGACATATAGTACAAATAGAGGTAGAGCTAGAAGAGATAGACATGAAACAATTAAGGTTTCTAATAATAGATACAAGTACATGGCCTAATATCTTATGCCAAAGAGACATATCTACATTACAAGACTGAGTAGAGGTAGTATGAGTCACATGAACACATGCTGGAGTAGACTGCAAAGGCACTCCAGGAGATTTATTTAGTAAGCAATCATCATTCACAATATATAGATCATTCTCCTGCCAATCCCCCTTATAGTCCCACTTGAGAGGTCCTGAAAGACACAAAAGTTAGGATATAAGAGAACACAACAATTTAGCTctttagtcagtttagaaacTAACAACAAATTATGTTGAAATGAAGGAATATACAAAACATTAGAAATCTTTGTTTCTCCAAGGACCTTAGAAGAACCAATGTGAGCTACATGAGCAAGTGAACCATTGGGAAAATAAACCTCATTACATGAGTAATTATGTAATGAAGAGTGTTGATTTATCAAAGTCATGTTATGAACCATATGTTGAGAAGCTCTAGAGTCAATAATCCATGTATCAGCCTCAGTAATCTTAGAGGAACAATGCTTCATACCTGATGCCAACATGTTATCACAGTTTACCTTTGCCTCTGCCATTTTATTCTCTTGATCTAACATGTTCAGGAGCTGCTGGTACTACTGTGGAGAGAAATGAGGATGTTGTTGAACCTGTGGATCATAGTGATTAGACATAGGGGCATGAGAATGAGTAGTAGAAGGGAAACCACCAACAGTTGGCCTGAAAGGAGTGCTTCCATGTGAGCTGTTGTTAGGTCCCTGAGCAGACTGAGTTGAATACTGCATAAGATGACTATTACCAGTAGAAGTCCCTGCAAAATTGGCTCCAAGAAAAAGTCCATTGGTTGTTCTCATCTTACCCTTCAAATCAGCAGGGTAGCCATGGAGTTTGTAACAAGTAGATCTCACATGACCTTTCCAGTTGCAGTTGTCACAATAGAGATGACTATTTGTAGATGATTTCTGAGAAGATCTAGGACCATCTCCTTAAGGAGGGTTAGATCCAGAGTTGGGATTGAAACTTGATCTAGCCATAACACTTGGGAGAGAAAACATGaatgtttttttctctttcaagaGATTCATTCTCAGAATCGTGCCTTGATGGGGGATGCTGCCAATCCTACTGAGGTCTTTATGGATTTCTTTTCTAGGAAGCGAGAGGTACTGGACAAAAACCCCAAATTCACCAGAATAGAATTATCACTACCTACAACATTAGAATTTCCAAGGATCCTCTAACTGGGGCACTTTTCTACAACCAAGGAGGTCAGTAACATGTTATCTTGTGAAATTTGGAGATGCACTCATTTTCgggaaatcaaagaaaaaaagatagtGGCTAGAAGCTCTGCTGAAGCTGAATTCAGAAGCATGGCATCAGCTGTAGCAGAGATCACTTGGCTTATTGGTTTGTTTAAGGAGTTGGGGATAAATTTCAAGCAACCAGTGAATCTACATTGTGACAGCAAGACTACAATTCAGATTGCATCCAACCCTATCTTTCATGAAAGAATTAAACACTTTGACATTGATTGCCACTTTGTCTGAGAAAGGTACTACAAAAAATGATTATGACTCATCATGTTTCAACAAAAGACTAGTTGGTAGATCAGCTTACAAAAGGGTTATAAAAAGCTTCACATCTATTCTTAATGTCCAATCTGGGAGTAAGAGACCTATTTCACCCACCAGCTTGAGGAGGAGTGTTATGTAGTAAAGGAGCTAAGACAGTGGTAGCTGCAGTAAACTATTAGAATAGTTAGTTATAAGTCACTTAGGAAAGTTGTTA
This region includes:
- the LOC125877401 gene encoding uncharacterized mitochondrial protein AtMg00240-like, which codes for MELISEMGSSGARPVYTPVDPNVRLTSIQYETHTQGSETPITDKTLENIGRYQRLVGRVLYLTKTKVDMFFAVHVLSQFMHAPKESHMEETLRVVKYIKASPGLGLFMPAQSSELLTTYCDYDWGNCLQTRRSVTGYLVKFGDAFIS